One Methanobacterium sp. genomic region harbors:
- a CDS encoding ATP-dependent helicase yields the protein MIKRQEKIYKDTEIYKLLHPWVKEWFKSKFDGFTESQKLSIMDVHKGNNILISSPTGSGKTLTAFLSIISQLTMLSDMDQIEDKVYCIYISPLKALDNDIEKNIDEPLREIEKIAGKELGIRKAVRTGDTTQYERAKMLKKPPHILITTPETLSILLCAPKFREKIKGVGYVIIDEIHSLADNKRGVHLSLTLERLQNLAGNFTRIGLSATVSPLEKVAHYMVGSQDGEVRDCKIVDVNYLKRLDMKVLCPVDDIINSDPEEMNNATYKLLDELIQSHKTTLIFTNTRSGTESVVFNLKKRFKNRYDDSNIMTHHSSLSKELRLQTEDKLKDGELKVVVSSTSLELGIDIGYIDLVILVSSPKSVSRALQRIGRSGHKLHEKSKGRIIVVDRDDLVECSLILKNAVEGKIDEIHIPENCLDVLAQHIYGMAIESKQDIDTIYDLVKRSYCYRNLSINDYLSVLSYLAGEYTDLEDRYVYAKIWADYDTNMFGKRGKLARMLYSTNIGTIPDRSSARVKCAGQVVGHVEEDFMEKLQKGDTFVLGGKIYRFNYARGMTLNVTPSSGPPSIPSWFSEQLPLSFDLALEIQRFRALMEGKFQYGRSKEEIMDFIHEFLYVDYNAANSIYEYFREQYLYAVIPSNKKLLIEYYKGFGNRKFVVFHTCFGRRVNDALSRAVAYILAKKYKRDIMISISDNGFYLSSEGKIGGLESFNDLTSENIEDILIKAIDKTETLAGRFRHCAGRALMILRHYKGKQKSVSRQHIKGKILLNFVKELDENFSILKEARREVIEDFMDLKNAKRVLKMIESGQLEIKQINTVIPSPFSFNLVAQCYLDVLKYEERIEFIRRMHQAVINQISD from the coding sequence ATGATAAAAAGACAGGAAAAAATTTACAAAGACACTGAAATTTATAAATTATTACATCCATGGGTCAAAGAATGGTTTAAAAGTAAGTTTGACGGATTTACGGAGTCTCAAAAGCTTTCCATTATGGATGTACACAAGGGTAACAACATACTTATTTCCTCACCTACCGGATCTGGGAAAACACTTACGGCGTTTCTTTCAATTATAAGCCAGTTAACCATGCTTTCTGACATGGATCAGATTGAGGATAAGGTATATTGTATTTATATTTCCCCATTAAAGGCGCTCGATAATGATATAGAAAAAAACATCGATGAGCCTTTACGTGAGATTGAAAAGATTGCAGGAAAAGAACTTGGAATTAGAAAAGCTGTTCGTACTGGTGATACAACTCAATATGAACGGGCCAAAATGCTTAAAAAGCCACCGCACATATTGATTACAACTCCAGAAACACTTTCAATCCTTCTTTGTGCTCCCAAATTTAGAGAAAAAATAAAAGGCGTTGGATATGTCATAATAGATGAAATTCACTCACTTGCAGACAATAAAAGAGGAGTACATCTTAGCCTGACCTTAGAAAGGCTGCAGAATCTGGCAGGTAACTTCACAAGGATTGGACTAAGTGCAACTGTTTCTCCCCTTGAAAAAGTAGCCCACTACATGGTAGGGTCTCAAGACGGCGAAGTTAGGGACTGTAAAATTGTAGATGTTAATTACTTAAAACGACTTGATATGAAAGTTTTATGTCCTGTTGATGATATCATAAACTCGGATCCGGAAGAAATGAACAATGCGACTTATAAACTTCTAGATGAACTTATACAGAGCCATAAAACTACTTTAATATTTACAAATACTAGGAGCGGTACAGAGAGTGTTGTTTTTAACCTTAAAAAGAGATTTAAAAACAGATATGATGACAGCAACATTATGACTCATCATTCTTCACTTTCAAAGGAGCTGCGCCTTCAAACTGAAGATAAATTGAAAGATGGGGAATTGAAAGTTGTTGTATCTTCCACATCTCTGGAATTGGGGATAGATATAGGGTATATAGATCTGGTTATACTTGTAAGTTCTCCTAAATCTGTTTCAAGGGCATTACAGCGTATAGGGAGAAGTGGACACAAGTTACATGAAAAATCTAAAGGAAGGATCATTGTTGTAGATAGAGATGACCTCGTGGAATGTTCATTAATACTAAAAAATGCAGTTGAAGGGAAAATAGATGAGATACACATTCCAGAAAACTGTCTGGATGTTTTAGCACAACATATCTATGGGATGGCAATAGAAAGTAAACAGGACATTGATACAATATATGACCTGGTTAAAAGAAGCTACTGCTATAGAAATCTATCAATAAATGATTATTTAAGTGTTTTAAGTTACTTAGCTGGAGAATATACAGATCTAGAAGATAGATATGTCTATGCTAAGATATGGGCTGATTATGACACTAACATGTTTGGAAAGAGAGGAAAATTAGCCAGGATGCTCTATTCAACTAATATAGGTACAATTCCAGATAGATCCTCTGCAAGGGTCAAATGCGCTGGCCAGGTAGTAGGGCATGTGGAAGAAGATTTCATGGAAAAACTTCAAAAAGGGGACACTTTTGTCTTGGGAGGAAAAATATACCGTTTTAATTATGCAAGAGGAATGACCTTAAATGTTACTCCATCTTCAGGACCTCCAAGTATCCCTTCATGGTTTTCAGAACAGCTGCCTCTTTCATTTGATCTCGCACTTGAAATTCAACGGTTCAGGGCATTGATGGAAGGTAAATTTCAATACGGCCGCAGCAAGGAAGAAATTATGGACTTCATCCATGAATTTCTCTATGTTGATTACAATGCTGCAAACTCCATTTATGAGTACTTCAGGGAACAGTACCTTTACGCAGTGATCCCAAGCAATAAAAAGCTTCTTATAGAGTATTACAAAGGTTTTGGAAACAGAAAATTCGTTGTTTTCCATACCTGCTTTGGAAGAAGAGTTAACGATGCATTATCCCGTGCTGTAGCGTACATACTGGCTAAAAAGTATAAACGAGATATTATGATTTCAATTTCAGACAACGGGTTTTATTTAAGTTCAGAAGGTAAAATAGGTGGTTTAGAATCATTTAATGACCTTACATCTGAAAATATTGAAGATATTCTAATTAAAGCAATTGATAAAACTGAAACTTTAGCTGGAAGGTTCAGACATTGTGCTGGAAGAGCACTGATGATCTTAAGGCATTATAAAGGAAAACAAAAAAGCGTATCCAGACAGCATATTAAAGGTAAAATACTGTTAAATTTTGTCAAAGAACTTGATGAAAACTTTTCAATACTTAAAGAAGCAAGAAGGGAAGTTATAGAAGACTTCATGGATCTTAAAAATGCGAAACGTGTTTTAAAAATGATTGAAAGCGGGCAACTTGAGATAAAACAGATAAATACTGTAATCCCATCACCATTTTCATTTAATCTTGTTGCACAGTGCTATCTCGATGTTTTAAAATACGAAGAAAGAATTGAGTTTATAAGAAGGATGCACCAGGCTGTTATTAACCAGATCAGTGATTAA
- a CDS encoding metallophosphoesterase yields MKANEIYGAEIVDSALLIKDCLIISDIHLGYEYALNREGFMIPRFQYKKIIARLKEIIGASNASKIIVNGDLKHEFGKISRQEWDEVMDFIKFLKEHFDEIILIKGNHDNFTGFIAEKCDLEVYENYSVENYIIMHGDKIPPNFKEIKENTVIIGHEHPSIGLRSGERVEKVKCFLKGKINDKNFIVMPSFNFITEGSDCLQQKTISPFLKDVSLDDFEVFAVENFEVMNFGKIKNLLNIKI; encoded by the coding sequence ATGAAAGCTAATGAAATATACGGTGCAGAAATTGTTGACTCAGCTCTGCTTATTAAAGACTGTTTAATCATATCAGACATTCATCTGGGTTATGAATATGCTTTAAATAGAGAAGGCTTTATGATCCCTAGATTTCAATATAAAAAAATTATAGCTAGACTTAAAGAAATAATAGGCGCTTCAAATGCCAGTAAAATTATAGTTAACGGCGATTTAAAACATGAATTTGGTAAAATCAGCAGACAGGAATGGGATGAAGTTATGGACTTCATTAAATTTCTTAAGGAACATTTTGATGAAATAATTCTAATTAAAGGAAATCATGACAATTTTACAGGGTTTATAGCTGAAAAGTGCGACCTTGAGGTATATGAAAATTACTCTGTAGAAAATTATATTATAATGCACGGTGATAAAATACCTCCTAATTTCAAGGAAATAAAAGAAAATACTGTAATTATTGGCCATGAACACCCCAGTATTGGACTTCGAAGTGGAGAAAGGGTGGAAAAAGTAAAATGTTTCTTAAAGGGCAAAATAAATGATAAAAATTTTATAGTAATGCCCTCTTTTAACTTTATAACTGAGGGCTCAGACTGCCTGCAGCAGAAAACTATTTCTCCCTTTTTAAAGGATGTTTCTTTAGATGATTTTGAAGTGTTTGCGGTTGAAAACTTTGAAGTCATGAATTTTGGGAAGATAAAAAATTTATTGAATATAAAAATATAA